A window of the Verminephrobacter eiseniae EF01-2 genome harbors these coding sequences:
- the der gene encoding ribosome biogenesis GTPase Der, protein MKPVMALVGRANVGKSTLFNRLTRSRDALVADFAGLTRDRHYGNGKQGRHEYIVIDTGGFEPDVASGIYREMARQTQQAIAEADVVVFVVDVRAGVTAQDHDIAHYLRRAGKPCVLAANKAEGMQQDQGGKWAEFYELGLGTVHPVSAAHGQGIRSLVEMALEPLSPPDDGADAAARDLPDADGVDGVDGVDGADGRIIRLAVAGRPNVGKSTLINTWLGEERLVAFDTPGTTRDAITVPFERNGQRFELVDTAGLRRKGKVFAAVEKFSVVKTLQAIESAHVVLLLLDASQGVTEQDAHIAGYILESGRAVVLAVNKWDATDDYQRQLLERSIETRLAFLKFASLHRISAKKRQGLGPLWTAIVQAHKAATCKMSTPVLTRLLLEAVQFQSPQRQGLFRPKMRYAHQGGMNPPVIVIHGNGLEHVTDTYKRFLEGRFRKEFDLVGTPLRIELKTSHNPYVDEGRGGR, encoded by the coding sequence ATGAAGCCCGTCATGGCCCTCGTAGGGCGCGCGAATGTCGGCAAGTCCACGCTGTTCAACCGCCTGACCCGCTCCCGCGATGCGCTGGTGGCCGACTTTGCCGGGCTCACGCGCGACCGGCATTACGGCAATGGCAAACAGGGCCGGCACGAATACATCGTCATCGACACGGGCGGCTTCGAGCCGGATGTGGCCAGCGGCATTTACCGCGAAATGGCCAGGCAGACACAGCAGGCCATCGCCGAAGCCGATGTGGTCGTCTTTGTCGTCGATGTCCGGGCCGGCGTCACGGCGCAGGACCACGACATCGCCCATTACCTGCGGCGCGCGGGCAAGCCCTGCGTGCTGGCGGCCAACAAGGCCGAAGGAATGCAGCAGGATCAGGGGGGGAAATGGGCCGAGTTTTATGAACTGGGACTCGGCACCGTCCACCCGGTGTCGGCAGCGCATGGCCAAGGCATCCGCAGCCTGGTGGAGATGGCGCTGGAGCCGCTGAGTCCGCCGGACGACGGGGCAGATGCGGCCGCGCGCGACCTGCCCGACGCCGATGGCGTCGATGGCGTTGATGGCGTTGATGGCGCTGACGGGCGCATCATCCGGCTGGCCGTGGCAGGCCGCCCGAACGTGGGCAAATCGACATTGATCAACACCTGGCTGGGGGAAGAGCGGCTGGTCGCATTCGACACCCCGGGCACCACCCGGGATGCGATCACGGTGCCGTTCGAGCGCAATGGCCAGCGCTTCGAACTGGTGGATACGGCGGGTTTGCGGCGCAAAGGCAAGGTCTTTGCAGCGGTCGAGAAATTCTCGGTCGTCAAGACATTGCAGGCGATCGAGTCGGCGCATGTGGTGCTGCTGCTGCTCGATGCCAGCCAGGGCGTGACGGAGCAGGATGCGCATATCGCCGGCTACATTCTGGAGAGCGGTCGGGCCGTGGTGCTGGCGGTAAACAAATGGGATGCGACCGATGACTACCAGCGCCAACTGCTCGAACGCTCCATCGAGACCCGGCTGGCGTTCCTGAAATTTGCGTCGCTGCATCGCATTTCGGCCAAGAAACGCCAGGGCCTGGGCCCCTTGTGGACGGCCATCGTCCAGGCCCACAAGGCGGCCACCTGCAAAATGTCTACCCCGGTGCTGACGCGGCTGCTGCTGGAGGCGGTGCAGTTCCAAAGCCCGCAGCGCCAGGGCCTGTTCCGGCCCAAAATGCGCTATGCGCACCAAGGCGGCATGAACCCCCCGGTGATCGTCATCCACGGCAATGGCCTGGAGCATGTGACCGACACCTACAAGCGATTTCTGGAAGGGCGCTTTCGCAAAGAGTTCGATCTGGTCGGCACACCGCTGCGGATCGAGCTGAAAACCTCCCACAACCCCTATGTCGACGAGGGCCGGGGCGGAAGATGA
- the bamB gene encoding outer membrane protein assembly factor BamB, whose protein sequence is MRASPETLDTASGRSLPWRGVACALLLAAVTGCSSWGGGSGSGSAKPAPADLGVNVPTLGVRQVWTARIGSVAGLPLAVHTAGPVVTLASADGVLAAIDARTGGDLWRMALGESLSAGVGSDGKSVAVVSRNNALIVVDSGRERWRGALTAQVLTAPLVAGGRVFVLAADRSVAAYDAATGRRLWVLQRPGEPLVLRQAGVLLAVGDTLVAGLSGRLVGIDPDNGSLRWEAPLASARGSNDVERLVELVGRSSRVGDSVCVRSFQATVGAVGCVDTARGVVRWTRAASGAEGVDGDGDAIFGTESNGTVIAWRRSDGTRLWDSDRLKHRKLTAPLLLGRSVVVGDDTGWVHFLSRTDGTPLNRMATDGSGIAAAPTVAADTLVIVTRNGAVGGFRPD, encoded by the coding sequence ATGAGGGCGAGTCCGGAGACTCTGGACACGGCGTCCGGCAGGTCGCTGCCGTGGCGCGGCGTGGCCTGCGCGCTGCTGCTGGCGGCGGTGACCGGATGCTCATCCTGGGGCGGTGGCAGTGGCAGTGGCAGTGCCAAACCCGCCCCGGCAGATTTGGGGGTGAATGTCCCGACCCTCGGCGTTCGGCAGGTCTGGACGGCGCGCATTGGCAGCGTTGCCGGCCTGCCGCTGGCCGTGCACACTGCCGGCCCTGTGGTGACGCTGGCCAGCGCCGATGGCGTGCTCGCTGCCATCGATGCGCGCACGGGGGGCGATCTTTGGCGCATGGCGCTCGGGGAATCCTTGTCGGCCGGCGTCGGCAGCGACGGCAAGTCGGTGGCGGTGGTGTCGCGCAACAACGCGCTGATCGTCGTCGATTCCGGCCGCGAGCGCTGGCGCGGGGCGCTGACCGCACAGGTGTTGACAGCGCCCTTGGTGGCCGGCGGCCGGGTTTTCGTGCTCGCCGCAGACCGTTCGGTAGCGGCCTATGACGCGGCCACCGGGCGCCGGCTATGGGTCTTGCAGCGCCCCGGCGAACCGCTGGTCCTGCGGCAGGCGGGGGTGCTGCTGGCGGTCGGTGATACCTTGGTGGCGGGCCTGTCCGGACGCCTGGTGGGCATCGATCCCGACAACGGCAGCCTGCGCTGGGAAGCGCCGCTGGCCAGCGCGCGCGGCAGCAACGATGTCGAGCGCCTGGTCGAATTGGTCGGCCGCAGCAGCCGGGTCGGCGATAGCGTATGCGTGCGCTCCTTTCAGGCCACGGTGGGCGCGGTGGGCTGCGTCGATACCGCCCGGGGCGTCGTCCGCTGGACACGAGCGGCCAGTGGCGCCGAGGGGGTCGATGGCGATGGCGATGCCATTTTTGGCACGGAAAGCAACGGCACGGTCATCGCCTGGCGCCGCAGCGACGGCACGCGGCTGTGGGACAGCGACCGGCTCAAACACCGTAAGCTGACGGCGCCACTGCTGCTCGGGCGCTCGGTGGTGGTCGGCGACGATACCGGCTGGGTGCATTTCCTGTCGCGCACCGATGGCACGCCGCTGAACCGCATGGCCACGGATGGCTCGGGCATCGCGGCAGCGCCCACGGTGGCTGCGGACACGCTGGTGATCGTCACCCGCAATGGCGCTGTCGGCGGCTTTCGGCCTGATTGA
- a CDS encoding YfgM family protein, producing the protein MAHHLDLEEQEQLDRLKHFWRAWGTPITSVLIVVAGAIAGWNGYQYWQNRQAAQAAALWDVADMAVRAGDQARMEQAFGDLKAKYPGTAQAAQAGLALAKALQDAGKTDGAKQALEWVAQQSADEGLEALARLRLSSLLMDQKNHEEALQQLSGNFAPAFAAIVADRKGDILWLQDKRPQAIAEYRKAYQGFEDGLEYRRLVEIKLDALGAAPQDVAASAAQARQP; encoded by the coding sequence ATGGCCCATCATCTAGACCTCGAAGAACAAGAGCAGCTTGACCGGCTCAAGCATTTCTGGCGCGCCTGGGGCACGCCCATCACCTCGGTGCTGATAGTGGTGGCCGGCGCCATCGCCGGCTGGAATGGCTACCAGTATTGGCAGAACCGGCAGGCGGCCCAGGCCGCAGCATTGTGGGATGTGGCGGATATGGCCGTGCGGGCGGGCGACCAAGCACGCATGGAGCAGGCTTTTGGCGATCTGAAGGCCAAATACCCGGGCACGGCGCAGGCCGCGCAGGCGGGCTTGGCCCTTGCCAAGGCGCTGCAGGATGCGGGCAAGACCGATGGCGCCAAGCAGGCGCTGGAGTGGGTGGCGCAGCAGTCGGCCGATGAGGGGCTCGAGGCGCTGGCCAGGCTGCGGCTGTCGAGCCTGCTGATGGATCAGAAAAACCACGAGGAAGCGCTGCAGCAACTGTCCGGCAACTTTGCCCCTGCCTTTGCCGCCATCGTCGCTGACCGCAAGGGCGACATCCTGTGGTTGCAGGACAAGCGCCCGCAGGCCATTGCCGAGTACCGCAAGGCGTACCAGGGATTCGAGGACGGCCTGGAGTACCGGCGTCTGGTCGAGATCAAGCTCGACGCGCTGGGTGCCGCGCCACAGGATGTGGCTGCCTCGGCGGCGCAGGCCAGGCAGCCATGA
- the hisS gene encoding histidine--tRNA ligase: protein MNDILPPESARWEWLEDKVRTLMARYAYRNIRTPIVEPTALFVRGLGAVTDIVEKEMYSFDDRQSGEPLTLRPEATAGVVRAVAEHSLLYDGGKRLYYMGPMFRHERPQRARYRQFHQVGAEALGFPGPELDAELILLAHALWRELGLRAVRLELNSLGEPHERLAHRAALSAYLKQHAELLDEQARRRLDSNPLRILDTKNPAMQAMVEAAPRLIDFLGRESLAHLHAVQAILDANGVAWTINPRLVRGMDYYNLTVFEFVTDQLGAQGTICGGGRYDYLIGQMGGKPAPAVGWALGMERVLELLDAQATAWPCLVPDVYAVIPCASVLPLALATLERLRQHGLAVQMHAAPAGEQGMGSMKFQFKKADASGARYALVFGEDERARGMVSVKALRDGAGTQVEHALDTLAQWAGTLQSPR, encoded by the coding sequence ATGAACGACATCCTGCCGCCCGAGTCGGCCCGTTGGGAGTGGCTCGAGGACAAGGTCCGCACCCTGATGGCGCGCTATGCCTATCGCAATATCCGCACCCCCATCGTCGAGCCAACGGCGCTGTTCGTGCGTGGCTTGGGCGCGGTCACCGACATCGTCGAAAAAGAGATGTATTCGTTCGATGACAGGCAAAGTGGCGAGCCGCTGACGCTGCGCCCGGAAGCCACGGCGGGCGTCGTGCGCGCCGTGGCCGAGCATTCGCTGCTGTATGACGGGGGCAAGCGGCTGTACTACATGGGCCCGATGTTCCGGCATGAGCGTCCGCAGCGGGCGCGCTATCGCCAGTTTCATCAGGTTGGCGCCGAAGCCCTGGGTTTTCCGGGCCCGGAACTGGATGCGGAACTGATTCTTCTGGCCCATGCGCTGTGGCGTGAACTGGGCCTGCGCGCTGTCCGGCTGGAGCTCAACAGCCTGGGCGAGCCGCATGAACGCCTGGCCCATCGCGCGGCGTTGAGCGCCTATCTGAAGCAACATGCCGAGCTATTGGACGAGCAGGCGCGCCGGCGTCTGGACAGCAACCCGCTGCGGATTCTGGACACCAAGAACCCGGCCATGCAAGCCATGGTCGAGGCCGCGCCCCGATTGATCGACTTTCTGGGGCGCGAGTCGTTGGCGCACTTGCATGCCGTGCAGGCCATTTTGGATGCCAACGGCGTCGCATGGACGATCAATCCCCGGCTGGTCCGGGGCATGGACTACTACAACCTGACGGTCTTCGAGTTCGTGACCGACCAACTCGGCGCGCAGGGAACCATCTGCGGCGGGGGGCGTTACGACTATCTGATCGGGCAAATGGGCGGCAAGCCGGCCCCTGCCGTGGGTTGGGCGCTGGGGATGGAGCGGGTGCTCGAATTGCTCGACGCGCAGGCGACGGCCTGGCCCTGCCTGGTGCCCGATGTGTACGCGGTCATTCCCTGCGCATCCGTCTTGCCGCTGGCGCTGGCCACGCTGGAGCGGCTGCGCCAGCACGGCCTGGCCGTGCAGATGCATGCCGCGCCTGCCGGGGAGCAGGGCATGGGCAGCATGAAATTCCAGTTCAAGAAGGCCGACGCCAGCGGCGCCCGGTACGCGCTGGTGTTCGGCGAGGATGAGCGCGCGCGCGGCATGGTGAGCGTCAAGGCGCTGCGCGATGGTGCCGGCACGCAGGTCGAGCACGCGCTCGATACCCTGGCCCAATGGGCCGGCACCCTACAATCGCCGCGCTGA
- the ispG gene encoding flavodoxin-dependent (E)-4-hydroxy-3-methylbut-2-enyl-diphosphate synthase, whose protein sequence is MANTRDLLDTTPGACDAPCRDDAPVAIAAPLPRRARQATLAWGARLVTVGGAAPVRVQSMTNTDTVDAIATAIQVKELAQAGSELVRITVNTPEAAAAVPHIREQLDKMGESVPLIGDFHYNGHRLLTDFPACAQALSKYRINPGNVGRGDKHDKQFGQMIDAALRWNKAVRIGVNWGSLDQDLLADLMDANSRRSVPWQLRQVMYEALISSAIGSARRAEAMGLDGDQIILSCKLSGVQDLIAVYRALARRCDYALHLGLTEAGMATKGTVASTAALAVLLQEGIGDTIRVSLTPQPGQARAQEVLVATEILQALGLRAFVPSVTACPGCGRTTSTLFQDLAKQIDDFLRDRMPVWRLRYPGVENLRVAVMGCIVNGPGESRHADIGISLPGTGEAPAAPVFIDGQKAMTLRGDNIASEFHQLVERYIEKRFGAMAAPTV, encoded by the coding sequence ATGGCCAACACCCGCGACCTCCTCGACACCACTCCTGGCGCCTGCGATGCCCCCTGCCGCGACGACGCGCCGGTGGCGATCGCGGCCCCGTTGCCCCGTCGCGCGCGCCAGGCCACCCTGGCCTGGGGGGCGCGGCTCGTCACCGTCGGTGGCGCGGCCCCGGTGCGCGTGCAGTCGATGACCAATACCGACACCGTCGATGCCATCGCCACCGCGATCCAGGTCAAGGAACTGGCGCAGGCCGGCTCCGAATTGGTCCGGATCACGGTCAACACCCCGGAAGCCGCAGCGGCCGTGCCCCATATCCGCGAGCAGCTCGACAAGATGGGCGAGAGCGTGCCTTTGATCGGGGATTTCCATTACAACGGGCACCGTTTGCTGACCGATTTTCCGGCCTGTGCCCAGGCCCTTTCCAAATACCGCATCAACCCGGGCAACGTGGGCCGGGGCGACAAGCACGACAAGCAGTTCGGTCAGATGATCGATGCCGCGCTGCGCTGGAACAAGGCGGTGCGCATCGGTGTCAATTGGGGCAGCCTGGACCAGGATTTGCTGGCCGATCTGATGGATGCCAACAGCCGCCGCAGCGTGCCATGGCAACTGCGCCAGGTGATGTACGAGGCGCTGATCAGCTCGGCGATCGGGTCTGCGCGCCGGGCCGAGGCGATGGGCCTCGATGGCGACCAGATCATCCTGTCGTGCAAGCTCAGCGGGGTTCAGGACCTGATCGCCGTGTACCGCGCATTGGCGCGCCGCTGCGACTACGCGCTGCATCTGGGGCTGACCGAAGCCGGCATGGCGACCAAGGGAACCGTGGCCTCGACGGCCGCATTGGCGGTGCTGCTGCAAGAGGGGATAGGCGACACCATCCGCGTGTCCTTGACCCCTCAGCCCGGGCAGGCGCGCGCGCAGGAGGTGCTGGTCGCCACTGAAATCCTGCAAGCGCTGGGCCTGCGCGCCTTTGTGCCCAGCGTCACGGCCTGCCCCGGCTGCGGCCGCACCACGAGCACCCTGTTCCAGGACCTGGCCAAGCAGATCGATGACTTTTTGCGTGACCGGATGCCGGTGTGGCGGCTGCGTTATCCGGGCGTGGAAAACCTGCGCGTGGCCGTGATGGGCTGCATCGTCAATGGTCCGGGCGAGAGCCGGCATGCGGATATCGGCATCAGCCTGCCAGGCACCGGGGAGGCGCCGGCGGCGCCGGTCTTCATCGACGGGCAAAAGGCCATGACCCTGCGCGGAGATAATATCGCCAGCGAATTTCATCAACTCGTCGAGCGCTACATCGAAAAACGCTTTGGCGCAATGGCTGCGCCCACCGTTTGA
- a CDS encoding helix-turn-helix domain-containing protein, with translation MTEAADGQATAGGLLRQAREASGMHIAALAGILKVPVSKLEALEADDHSVLTDTVFVRALAASVCRTLKVDAAPVLALLPQNLPRLSANGAGINAPVKSSAASATAFPGSASRSVILVVLALLLGALLLFFYPRHPPDAGVTPAPADAPATTGSAADPAAQAPTAASDMAAVPEPPAAGMAGSAAVHSSAAMAPASATAAQVAAGAGAGAGSAQLLVLRARSQSWVQVRDATGALALQRTLSAGESVSVAAPTPLSVVVGRADGTEALVRGNPFDLRAVARDNVARFEVK, from the coding sequence ATGACTGAGGCGGCCGACGGCCAGGCCACGGCCGGTGGCTTGCTGCGCCAGGCCCGCGAGGCATCCGGCATGCACATTGCGGCCTTGGCGGGGATCTTGAAAGTCCCGGTCAGCAAGCTCGAAGCGCTGGAGGCCGACGATCATTCCGTGCTCACCGATACCGTGTTCGTGCGCGCGCTGGCAGCCAGTGTTTGCCGGACACTGAAGGTGGATGCGGCGCCGGTGCTTGCGTTGCTCCCGCAAAACCTGCCGCGCCTGTCTGCCAACGGCGCCGGGATCAATGCGCCGGTCAAGAGCAGCGCCGCCTCTGCAACCGCCTTCCCGGGCTCGGCCTCGCGCTCGGTGATCCTGGTCGTGCTGGCCTTGCTGCTGGGGGCCTTGCTGCTGTTTTTCTACCCGCGCCATCCGCCCGACGCTGGCGTCACCCCGGCGCCTGCCGACGCTCCGGCGACCACCGGCTCTGCTGCGGACCCTGCTGCGCAGGCGCCGACGGCGGCCTCGGACATGGCGGCCGTGCCCGAGCCGCCGGCCGCAGGCATGGCCGGGAGCGCGGCCGTTCATTCTTCGGCGGCAATGGCCCCAGCGTCGGCGACCGCTGCCCAGGTGGCGGCCGGGGCGGGGGCCGGGGCCGGGTCGGCCCAACTGCTGGTATTGCGCGCCCGCAGCCAGTCCTGGGTTCAGGTGCGGGACGCCACCGGAGCGCTGGCTTTGCAGCGCACGCTGTCCGCAGGCGAGTCGGTGTCGGTGGCTGCGCCCACCCCGCTGTCGGTGGTGGTCGGCCGCGCCGATGGCACGGAGGCGTTGGTGCGTGGCAATCCTTTCGATCTGCGGGCTGTCGCGCGCGACAACGTCGCTCGTTTCGAGGTGAAATAA
- the pilW gene encoding type IV pilus biogenesis/stability protein PilW has protein sequence MVAGLTGHWPHRGHRTFTACGAVLAALAMVCVAALAGCASRSSQGVVSNADAGLITPSDEPENRRRARLRLELAANYFETGQAAVALDEVKQALAADPEYADAYNLRGLIYMGLSDFPQADDSFRRALALRGQDPSLLHNYGWLLCQQHKYLQADQYFARAIANPAYTARGKTLMTRGLCQSGAGQLAEAEQSFLKSYEFDAANPVVGYHLAALLLRRNELTRAQFYIRRLNNSEFANAESLWLGIKVEHALGDSVAMRQLADQLRKRFPDSSELGAYERGAFND, from the coding sequence ATGGTGGCAGGATTGACAGGTCATTGGCCGCATCGGGGTCATCGGACATTCACGGCATGTGGCGCAGTGCTCGCAGCGCTGGCAATGGTCTGTGTGGCGGCACTTGCCGGCTGCGCAAGCCGCAGCAGCCAGGGGGTCGTCAGCAATGCCGATGCCGGCTTGATCACCCCCTCGGACGAGCCGGAAAACAGGCGCCGCGCCCGTCTCCGGCTGGAACTGGCGGCCAATTATTTCGAGACCGGGCAGGCCGCCGTTGCGCTCGACGAAGTCAAGCAGGCCCTGGCGGCAGACCCGGAGTATGCCGATGCCTACAACCTGCGCGGCCTGATTTACATGGGGCTGAGTGATTTCCCGCAGGCCGATGACAGTTTCCGCCGTGCGCTGGCGTTGCGCGGGCAGGACCCCAGCTTGCTGCACAACTACGGCTGGCTGCTGTGCCAGCAGCACAAGTACCTGCAAGCCGACCAGTACTTTGCCCGCGCGATTGCCAACCCGGCCTACACCGCGCGCGGCAAGACGCTGATGACGCGCGGGCTGTGCCAGTCCGGCGCCGGGCAATTGGCCGAGGCCGAGCAGTCTTTTCTGAAATCCTATGAATTCGATGCCGCCAACCCGGTGGTGGGTTACCACCTCGCGGCCCTTTTGCTGCGGCGCAATGAACTGACCCGGGCGCAGTTTTACATACGCCGCCTGAACAACAGCGAGTTTGCCAACGCCGAGTCGCTGTGGCTGGGCATCAAGGTGGAGCACGCGCTGGGGGACTCCGTGGCCATGCGGCAACTGGCCGATCAATTGCGCAAGCGGTTTCCCGATTCGAGTGAGCTCGGGGCTTACGAGCGCGGGGCTTTCAATGACTGA
- the rlmN gene encoding 23S rRNA (adenine(2503)-C(2))-methyltransferase RlmN: MSTTNLLEFDRDGLADFCARLGEKRFRATQLFRWIHQRGASDFDAMSDLARALRDKLKGCARVQAPPVISGQASADGSVKWLFDVGAGNAVEAVFIPEDERGTLCVSSQAGCAVGCRFCSTGHQGFSRNLSSGEIIAQLWFAEHALRRRLKTEDRVISNLVMMGMGEPLQNLAALLPALRVMLDDHGYGLSRRRVTVSTSGVVPMIDRLARDCPVALAVSLHAPNDALRDQLVPLNRKYPIDELLQACKRYLAHAPRDFITFEYCMLDGVNDQIGHARQLVELVGRAAIRCKFNLIPFNPFPASGLLRSAHDQILAFAQVLGAAGIVTTVRKTRGDDIAAACGQLAGDVRDRTRVAERMAKQRTMQLQLQLNSSRRAEPSAAGVIGCGESI; this comes from the coding sequence ATGAGCACGACCAACCTGCTGGAGTTCGACCGCGACGGACTGGCCGATTTTTGCGCGCGCCTCGGCGAGAAGCGGTTTCGCGCGACCCAGTTGTTTCGCTGGATTCACCAGCGCGGCGCCAGCGACTTCGACGCCATGAGCGACTTGGCCCGGGCCTTGCGCGACAAGCTCAAGGGCTGTGCGCGGGTGCAGGCCCCGCCGGTCATTTCCGGGCAGGCATCGGCGGACGGGAGCGTCAAGTGGTTGTTCGACGTGGGCGCCGGCAACGCCGTCGAGGCCGTGTTCATCCCCGAAGATGAGCGCGGCACGCTGTGCGTGTCTTCGCAGGCCGGGTGCGCGGTGGGCTGCCGTTTTTGCTCCACCGGGCACCAGGGCTTCAGCAGGAATCTGAGCAGCGGCGAGATCATTGCGCAACTGTGGTTTGCCGAGCATGCGCTGCGCCGGCGCCTGAAGACCGAAGACCGGGTGATCTCCAACCTGGTCATGATGGGCATGGGCGAGCCGCTGCAAAACCTTGCAGCGCTGCTGCCCGCGCTGCGCGTGATGCTCGATGACCATGGCTATGGCCTGTCGCGCCGGCGTGTGACGGTCTCGACCTCGGGCGTGGTGCCGATGATCGACCGCCTGGCCCGGGACTGCCCCGTGGCCTTGGCGGTTTCCCTGCATGCCCCGAACGATGCGCTGCGCGACCAACTGGTGCCGCTCAACCGCAAGTACCCGATCGACGAACTGCTGCAAGCCTGCAAGCGCTACCTGGCGCATGCGCCCCGGGACTTCATCACGTTCGAGTACTGCATGCTCGATGGCGTCAACGACCAGATCGGGCACGCCCGGCAACTGGTCGAACTGGTCGGGCGCGCGGCAATCCGCTGCAAGTTCAACCTCATCCCTTTCAATCCATTCCCCGCCTCGGGGCTGTTGCGGTCGGCGCACGATCAGATCCTGGCTTTTGCCCAGGTCCTGGGCGCTGCGGGCATCGTCACCACCGTGCGCAAGACCCGGGGGGATGACATCGCCGCTGCCTGCGGCCAGTTGGCCGGGGATGTCAGGGACCGCACCCGGGTCGCCGAGCGCATGGCAAAGCAGCGCACAATGCAACTTCAACTCCAGCTCAACTCCAGCCGCCGGGCTGAGCCGTCAGCAGCAGGGGTGATTGGATGCGGAGAATCGATTTAG
- the ndk gene encoding nucleoside-diphosphate kinase: MAIERTLSIIKPDAVAKNVIGQIYARFEAAGLKIVAARMVHLARPEAERFYAVHKERPFFKDLVEFMISGPVMVQVLEGENAVLKNRELMGATDPKKAQTGTIRADFADSIDANAVHGSDAAETAQAEVAFFFPGLNIYPR, encoded by the coding sequence ATGGCGATCGAACGCACACTCTCCATCATCAAACCCGACGCAGTGGCAAAGAACGTCATCGGCCAGATCTACGCCCGTTTCGAGGCTGCCGGCCTGAAAATCGTGGCGGCGCGCATGGTGCATCTGGCGCGTCCGGAAGCCGAGCGGTTCTACGCAGTGCACAAGGAGCGTCCTTTCTTCAAGGACTTGGTGGAATTCATGATCTCCGGCCCGGTGATGGTCCAGGTGCTGGAAGGCGAAAACGCGGTGCTCAAGAACCGTGAACTGATGGGCGCCACCGACCCCAAGAAGGCGCAAACCGGCACCATCCGCGCCGACTTCGCGGACAGCATCGACGCCAACGCAGTGCATGGCTCGGACGCCGCTGAAACGGCGCAGGCCGAAGTGGCGTTCTTCTTCCCCGGCCTGAACATCTACCCGCGGTGA